CGTAGGACCGAGCTGAACAGTCTGTCGCCTACCAAGGCCAGCTCAGGCGGCAACACAAAATCAGTAGCCAACGAGGGAAAGTCGTCACTTAGAACGGCTGGCTTTTCTGTCGGTTTGTCGGTCGATAGCGCCCTCAAGTACAGTCGGTCACCTTTCTCAACGCGCCTCATGAAGTCGCCAAACTCGGTCGTCACGTAGCGGAAGTTCTTGGTGGTGAAATCCATTGCAGGTGTCGTGGACTCGTGGATCACGACCTAGGTAAGGGCTGCCCGTCAGTCGTCAAGGGACATACTCGGCACAGTTTTGGTCATCATCTGCTTCCCCTTGCTCAACTCACCTTGCGGTCTGTCCCAACCTTCTTCGCAACGTAGTCACCGTTTCCCCATTGTGACACACAATCACCCAGATTTAGGCCCTCCAGAACCACCGGACGACCCTCACGTACGATCCTGGCGAAGTCTTCAGCATTTTCCAACCTGACCCGGGGTATGGGTTGAATGCGGACGCTTACGCTGCCATTGGCGTTCCCCTCAGCGCCGTTGGGTGCCTGATTACGGAGAGGAAGACTCCTTGGTTCACCAGGGATAATGTCGACTGTTTTCTCGTGCACCCATCCATATGCGGGGATGGGTGAAGCTTCATTCTCCACCGCAGCTGGCAGTGCCAGTTCTAGAGTCGAAATACCCTTGTTCCAGAAGGTTCCCATGGAGAAGCATGTTGCTCCGCCGCCCACGATCATCAAGCTGCCGTCGTCCGGCGTGACAACTGGAGAAGttcccaccaacaacaaaggGCCTGGGTGCGATGGTGACTTAGCATTAGCGGCCTCGGGAACGAGTCGTCGCGTGATTGTGAGTTCCCCGTCGCCCTTGAGTGAGCATAGCAGGATCTCGTCTTCCATATCCAAAAGGTGGTCCTTGATAACACCACCAAAGACCAAGAAGTCGGTCCGACTTTGGGGCAGGCAAGAAGCGCCAAACCTCGTGAGAAGTAGACGTGAGAGAGCCTCTTCGcggccatcatcaccagacTTTACCTGTAGCGGAACAAAAGTGACGACcggcctgctgctgttggatACGTCCAGGTTCCATGCGAGAAGCTGATCAGCAATGAGGCCATCATCACTCAAGCCGCCAGTAAACACACCAGAGAACGAGTCACTCTCTTGACGGAGGCAAGCAAGCGTAGCGCCATACACCGAAGTCGGCTTGACGTCACCGGCAATCTCGCATCTGATCCATCCAAGTTTGGGCTCATATAGAAGCCAGTCAGGGAAGATATCGGCAACTCCCCTCCCACCTGCAAGCAGCGCCATGTCTGTCTTCCCCAATCTCGTGACAGAATGTCTGTAGAGCGGAATCGGGAGATCATTGGTGCGTTTCCATGCCCATTCACTCTCGCTGCCGTTGGTCTTCTCCAACAGCCAGCAGTCTTTGAGGGGCGTGGACGGTGATGCCCGTCCTCCCACGAGGAGTTGGGCAGTGCCGAAATCTGTCAGCGAGTGACACATCCTCGTTGAAGGGCCGCCCTCACGGAAAGTGAACGGCACCGCCGTCTTTTCTTCGTCAGTACCATCAGCCTCGTCGGCATCTCCCACTTTCTTCCGTCCGTAAACATCGCAGTTCTGCAACCGGCTCTTCGTCCCCAGCCCCATAACGTTCAGCAGTTtcacctcctctttcttttccgaactcggagaagaagaagtcaacACCGCCCCAGCCGCAAACCTCCTCTGACCTCTCTGCCCCGGGACATCATCCCACCTCACCTTGACCTTCTCAACCGGCAACCCCAACTCCCTTCCGTTCGGGATccccctctctttcttcttattctgTCCGTCCCTAGCCACTGTCCTGGCCCTCACCACACAATAATGGCTCGCGAAAAGCGCAAACTCCTCCCACTCATCGAACGGCTCCACCTCGTCCAGCCTGCGTCTCTCCGCCGCATTGACGAAAGTATCCTCGGCATCTGCCCACGCCTCCCACAGCGTCCAGACGCGCACATCACCGCTGCCCCAGCCCCGAGAGCGGAAACGCTCCACCTGCGAGGCTACCGTAGGGTACACGTCCACGCTCTTGATTGGGGTGTTGAGTTTATGAAAATGCGATAGCATTGTGGAGGCAAACGGGTGGGTCGGCCCCGAAGGTAGCAGTTGCTCGAGAAGGACAAACTCGGAGTCGCCTAGCGAGGAAGCCCATTGTATGACGGCGTCGGCTCCCGGTGTCTCCATGTAGGTGATGGAGACCTCGGcaacgaagaggaaggtgcaGGAGGAGAGATCGCCACCGACGGCTCTGGTGAGGGAGTCTTGAAGGGTGGCTAGGTCACGCAGGTCGCAGCCTATTTGAACGTATTGGTCGCTGGTGAAAACGATACCCGTAggggcggtggtgggggCCGGGGCGCGGGCGGCTTTGGATTTGTCCTTTGGTTTGGGGGATTTCTTGGGCTTTTGAGGGGCTTCGGTCGAGGTGCTTGAAGCGGTTGCTGCCGTGGTTTTGAGTTCCGTCGTTGTGGTAGTTGTAGCCGCAGCCGTAGTAGTGGCCGCAGGAGTACTAGGCACAGGAGCAAACTCTGGTACCACCACGTTCGTCAACGGCCCCAAAAGTTCCGGCGTCTCCAAAACCGTCCGCTTCTTCCGCTCAATCAGATCCGGGAAATCGACATCCACAAACTTCGCCCCGTCTTTCTCACCAGAACGACAAGCATCCGGATACCTAGCCAAACACTGCCAAGGCAGCACATCGCTTCCACAACCCAAATTAACCaccacttttctttt
The Neurospora crassa OR74A linkage group II, whole genome shotgun sequence DNA segment above includes these coding regions:
- a CDS encoding leucine carboxyl methyltransferase 2, variant, producing METTEEVVAPATTQQPATEVGSAKPTTSTYSKKQKKPKATTTTTTTDGTTPTHNEHASAKDPRKAQDDQVMGTNNSSIVSKRSVEKLYYPNEPHFFRFFVKKFQRRAPLINRGYHFRLHVIDVLVRNFLQEQRTGDAKGKRKVVVNLGCGSDVLPWQCLARYPDACRSGEKDGAKFVDVDFPDLIERKKRTVLETPELLGPLTNVVVPEFAPVPSTPAATTTAAATTTTTTELKTTAATASSTSTEAPQKPKKSPKPKDKSKAARAPAPTTAPTGIVFTSDQYVQIGCDLRDLATLQDSLTRAVGGDLSSCTFLFVAEVSITYMETPGADAVIQWASSLGDSEFVLLEQLLPSGPTHPFASTMLSHFHKLNTPIKSVDVYPTVASQVERFRSRGWGSGDVRVWTLWEAWADAEDTFVNAAERRRLDEVEPFDEWEEFALFASHYCVVRARTVARDGQNKKKERGIPNGRELGLPVEKVKVRWDDVPGQRGQRRFAAGAVLTSSSPSSEKKEEVKLLNVMGLGTKSRLQNCDVYGRKKVGDADEADGTDEEKTAVPFTFREGGPSTRMCHSLTDFGTAQLLVGGRASPSTPLKDCWLLEKTNGSESEWAWKRTNDLPIPLYRHSVTRLGKTDMALLAGGRGVADIFPDWLLYEPKLGWIRCEIAGDVKPTSVYGATLACLRQESDSFSGVFTGGLSDDGLIADQLLAWNLDVSNSSRPVVTFVPLQVKSGDDGREEALSRLLLTRFGASCLPQSRTDFLVFGGVIKDHLLDMEDEILLCSLKGDGELTITRRLVPEAANAKSPSHPGPLLLVGTSPVVTPDDGSLMIVGGGATCFSMGTFWNKGISTLELALPAAVENEASPIPAYGWVHEKTVDIIPGEPRSLPLRNQAPNGAEGNANGSDRT
- a CDS encoding leucine carboxyl methyltransferase 2; protein product: METTEEVVAPATTQQPATEVGSAKPTTSTYSKKQKKPKATTTTTTTDGTTPTHNEHASAKDPRKAQDDQVMGTNNSSIVSKRSVEKLYYPNEPHFFRFFVKKFQRRAPLINRGYHFRLHVIDVLVRNFLQEQRTGDAKGKRKVVVNLGCGSDVLPWQCLARYPDACRSGEKDGAKFVDVDFPDLIERKKRTVLETPELLGPLTNVVVPEFAPVPSTPAATTTAAATTTTTTELKTTAATASSTSTEAPQKPKKSPKPKDKSKAARAPAPTTAPTGIVFTSDQYVQIGCDLRDLATLQDSLTRAVGGDLSSCTFLFVAEVSITYMETPGADAVIQWASSLGDSEFVLLEQLLPSGPTHPFASTMLSHFHKLNTPIKSVDVYPTVASQVERFRSRGWGSGDVRVWTLWEAWADAEDTFVNAAERRRLDEVEPFDEWEEFALFASHYCVVRARTVARDGQNKKKERGIPNGRELGLPVEKVKVRWDDVPGQRGQRRFAAGAVLTSSSPSSEKKEEVKLLNVMGLGTKSRLQNCDVYGRKKVGDADEADGTDEEKTAVPFTFREGGPSTRMCHSLTDFGTAQLLVGGRASPSTPLKDCWLLEKTNGSESEWAWKRTNDLPIPLYRHSVTRLGKTDMALLAGGRGVADIFPDWLLYEPKLGWIRCEIAGDVKPTSVYGATLACLRQESDSFSGVFTGGLSDDGLIADQLLAWNLDVSNSSRPVVTFVPLQVKSGDDGREEALSRLLLTRFGASCLPQSRTDFLVFGGVIKDHLLDMEDEILLCSLKGDGELTITRRLVPEAANAKSPSHPGPLLLVGTSPVVTPDDGSLMIVGGGATCFSMGTFWNKGISTLELALPAAVENEASPIPAYGWVHEKTVDIIPGEPRSLPLRNQAPNGAEGNANGSVSVRIQPIPRVRLENAEDFARIVREGRPVVLEGLNLGDCVSQWGNGDYVAKKVGTDRKVVIHESTTPAMDFTTKNFRYVTTEFGDFMRRVEKGDRLYLRALSTDKPTEKPAVLSDDFPSLATDFVLPPELALVGDRLFSSVLRVSGPVNMWLHYDVMANVYCQIGGSKRMILFPPSDVEHLGFAPGASSSSIDVFSTLFGESSDSRYLAQVTHPHEAVMTPGDVLFLPPLWLHTATPTSDSSIAVNVFFRDLEGGCYAAGKDVYGNRDLAAYEKGRTDLTRIANSFQKLPAEAREFYLLRLADELRRKAKGAQ